Proteins co-encoded in one Podospora pseudoanserina strain CBS 124.78 chromosome 7 map unlocalized CBS124.78p_7, whole genome shotgun sequence genomic window:
- the TPK2 gene encoding cAMP-dependent protein kinase catalytic subunit (COG:T; EggNog:ENOG503NW6U), whose amino-acid sequence MECLRDDFQRGVILGGRYQTISPLNHGSFGQVLLAKDLRTSETVAIKCITKQSAANDAGIEFAIDEKSEEIAVHKHLGSHPNIVNHLDDFETEHHKYLVLEFCERGDLYEAIRIDHGPLETEHVRRFMLQLVDAVEYCHAKGVFHRDIKPENIFLTQDGSMKLGDFGLATRDEWTTEVMVGSDRYMSPEQYENDGDGYSPAQADIWAIGICLLNILFSRNPFATPTPADPLFLDFTRDKQSLFDVFPMMSADTFEVIDHCMNLDPAKRSLAATRQALLRVKSFTTQDEDLVDAFCSADRRVVASANREPLRTPSVQSPMVDTGAFPWAKALQATPPKPIRQLSIIHDYDEGYDEDLFSRSGGTDWFSKPTQTPMSSFVDSSLGASIQSSNLYNFQPRLPAKALAKVSPMAGSLPINMSKNRNQSAMSWAFSRENNQVSKSWSDLWDDEEEEQQQEQARQLQALKEMNSRTWSHESQTETPVADNDDTPRLGLSPITKTASVVNLNDKENEIPSIDAALGSAIDDDDFDSDGLFLYEAPPVKEEPQRPSRASPKHSGVDKWSVLGERRRACNGTTPSKAPEVTLRTGHHMGAGFPSNTPSKAHGVHDFFSSVDHHTPVSTFNLSTHNKNNNNHHHYTPHRRGSNHGKERIKECPWSKGRDRDWNFDWRKDKRNAFGDLEWVGGWPTAARS is encoded by the coding sequence ATGGAATGCCTTCGCGACGACTTTCAGCGCGGCgtcatcctcggcggccGGTATCAGACCATCTCCCCACTCAACCACGGCTCGTTCGGCCAGGTTTTGCTCGCCAAGGATCTTCGAACAAGTGAGACTGTGGCCATCAAGTGCATCACAAAGCAGTCTGCTGCCAATGACGCCGGCATCGAGTTCGCCATCGACGAGAAGTCGGAGGAAATCGCTGTGCACAAGCACTTGGGATCTCATCCGAACATTGTCAACCATCTTGATGACTTTGAAACCGAGCATCACAAGTACCTGGTCCTCGAGTTCTGCGAGCGCGGTGACCTGTACGAGGCCATCCGCATCGATCATGGCCCCCTCGAGACGGAACACGTGAGACGCTTCATGTTGCAGCTCGTCGACGCCGTGGAATACTGCCATGCCAAGGGTGTCTTCCACCGTGACATCAAGCCCGAGAACATCTTCTTGACCCAAGACGGCTCCATGAAGCTTGGTGACTTTGGACTTGCTACCAGGGATGAGTGGACCACCGAGGTCATGGTCGGAAGCGACCGCTACATGTCCCCAGAACAGTATGAGAATGATGGTGACGGATACTCGCCTGCCCAAGCCGACATCTGGGCCATTGGTATCTGCCTGCTGAACATCCTGTTCTCTCGGAACCCCTTCGCCACGCCGACCCCCGCCGATCCCCTGTTCTTGGACTTCACCAGAGACAAGCAGTCGTTGTTTGACGTGTTCCCCATGATGTCAGCAGACACCTTCGAGGTTATCGACCACTGCATGAACTTGGACCCCGCCAAGCGCTCTCTTGCCGCCACCCGTCAAGCGCTCCTCCGTGTCAAGAGCTTCACCACCCAGGATGAGGATCTCGTGGACGCCTTCTGCTCCGCCGACCGCCGTGTTGTCGCCAGCGCCAACCGTGAGCCCCTTCGCACACCGTCCGTGCAGAGCCCCATGGTGGACACTGGTGCCTTCCCTTGGGCCAAGGCCCTCCAGGCCAcccctcccaagcccatTCGCCAACTCAGCATCATCCACGACTACGACGAGGGTTACGATGAGGACTTGTTCTCGAGGTCCGGCGGCACCGACTGGTTCTCCAAGCCAACGCAAACACCCATGTCATCCTTTGTGGACTCGAGCTTGGGAGCTTCCATCCAGTCCTCCAATCTCTACAACTTCCAGCCCAGACTTCCAGCAAAGGCTTTGGCCAAGGTGTCACCCATGGCTGGGTCTCTTCCCATCAACATGTCCAAGAACCGCAACCAATCTGCCATGTCATGGGCCTTCAGCCGCGAAAACAACCAGGTCTCTAAGAGCTGGAGTGATCTCtgggacgacgaggaggaggagcagcaacaggagcAGGCTAGGCAACTGCAGGCTCTGAAGGAGATGAATTCGAGGACTTGGAGCCACGAGAGTCAGACCGAGACTCCCGTTGCTGACAACGACGACACCCCTCGTCTTGGCCTgtcacccatcaccaagacgGCCAGCGTTGTCAACCTCAACGACAAGGAGAACGAGATCCCGTCCATTGACGCCGCCCTGGGCTCCGCcatcgacgatgacgactttGATTCGGATGGTCTCTTCCTCTACGAAGCTCCGCCTGTCAAGGAGGAACCTCAGCGCCCCAGTCGCGCTTCTCCCAAACACAGCGGTGTGGACAAGTGGTCGGTTCTAGGAGAGCGCCGACGGGCTTGCAACGGCACTACACCTTCCAAGGCCCCAGAGGTCACCCTCCGGACAGGGCATCATATGGGGGCTGGCTTCCCTAGCAACACACCATCGAAGGCGCATGGCGTTCATGATTTCTTCAGCAGCGTTGATCACCACACTCCCGTTTCCACATTCAACCTCTCTACtcacaacaagaacaacaacaatcatcatcattacaCCCCACACCGCAGGGGTAGCAACCATGGGAAGGAGCGCATCAAGGAGTGCCCATGGAGCAAGGGACGCGATCGAGACTGGAATTTTGATTGGCGCAAAGATAAGCGCAACGCCTTTGGCGATCTCGagtgggttggtggctggCCAACAGCGGCTCGCTCATAA